The Aspergillus flavus chromosome 6, complete sequence nucleotide sequence CATGTTGGTAGCATGGCTGGCGGATGGATCCAAGCCGGACTGCTGAAAGCATTAGCCGGGCATGGTGGCTTACCTGCGTGGCGATGGATCTTTATCATCGTCTCAGTGATGACAATTCCCGTTGCGTTATTCGGTATGTCCTCGGGAAACGAAGTGCATCTTCCAGATACTGATGCAGGGGCTATTAGGATGGTTCTTCATCCCTGATCTCCCAGCACATCGCGCAGCATGGTATCTGAACGAGGCAGAGAAAGAGCATGCCGCACACAGACTAGGCCAAACCTCCAAGCAAACATGGGATCGCACCGTATTAAAGCGAGTCCTACTCAGCTGGCAATTCTACCTCTTACCACTCATCTTCATGCGTGAGCACTTACCACCCCTTCCACCTTCCCAGCGCAAGACAACCTTCCCCCTTTCTCACCCACAAATCtaacaaaaggaaaaacaagtCTACTCCCTCTGCGTCCAATCCCTCAGCAACAACGTAATGGCCCTCTGGATGTCCTCCCGAGGCTACACAACCATCCAACAAAACAACTACCCGACAGGCATCTACGCCACCGCCATCCTCGGCACAATCCTCTACTCCACCATCTCCGACAGACTCCAATCCCGCTGGGAATGCTCCCTCTTAATCGGCCTaaccttcatcatcggcaGCGCAATCCTCGTCGCCAACCCAGCCGCCGACGCAGGCcacttcttcgccttctacCTGCTCGGCACGACCTACGCGCCCCAAGCCCTCTGGTACTCGTGGATGGTGGACGTGACGGGCCACGATCTGCAGCTGCGGGCTATTACGACGGGGTTCATGAACTCGTTTGATTTTGCGTTCGTCACTTGGTGGCCGTTGGTGTTTTATCCGGTTACTGATGCGCCGCACTTTGAGAAGGGGTATGTGGCTAGTTTGGTTACGGGGTCTTTGACGATTCCGTTTATTGGGCTTGTGGCGTATTTGGATCGGAGGGATACGGCTAGGGGGGTTATTGGGAGGGTTGGTCCTagagttgttgttgaggattctgttgttgatgatgggGATCAGGTTCGATATGAGCGTGAGATTGAGGACGGGGATGATCATCCTGATGATCCTATTCCTACCACTGAGGTTACGGTTGCGAGTAAGGTGTGATGTGTGATGTGGTTTAAGTACATTGTGGATTAATAAACACCAGTCActaacatacatacatagatatataactAGAGCAAATACCAATATAAACATCTATATAACCATCCAATCCTCTCAGCTACATATACTATCAATATATAAAACAACCCCGAGAAGAACCAACACAACCAACACTAGAAAAAAATCAATTCCACGCAGTTAACACACTAGACAAACAAACACCCACCAGCACCTAGGTACACACAATCCCATCCCTcccaaatccaaacccaaTCCAAATCTAAATCCACATACATACTCCCCACGACTATACGTAATCCCAAGCAAGGAACCCCCCAACTAGAAATATGACCTATCCACAACCCAAGGATACATACCCTGATGTACATGTATGCACAGATATATGTATGAGTATAATGTGCATATGTGCTCAGAAGACGAGCGTATTGGGTGTGATTAGGTGTTTTATTGGGGCGGGTTTGGATTGGTTGGTTGCTTGGTGTATGTTtgtataatatatatctatatttgcGCCTTAGAGGTTGGGGGGTATATGACTTGACTTGTTTTACTAGGGATATGGAAGGTATGTAGGACCAgtattgtatgtatgtgGTTGAAGGCTATGAATTGCTTGATAGGTGTGGTAATGTGTTGTTATTGTTACTTGGAGTGGGTTCTTATTATCCTTACTATGTATGGGTCCTAGGTTGTCTGTGTGCCGTGGCATCGCTACTATATACATTTGGGAAGTACATACGAGATACATGCCTTGCAGTATAGAAGTACTATGCAGTTTTATTGCTTAGGTGTTTCCTAGATCTAGCTTTATGGGGACATACGTGAGAGAGCTTAGCTATGTAGCAAAGAACAAAAGTACTACTGTAACGAGCCAATAGAATATTTCCCTTTCCGCTAAAGATATGATATTGGCGTAGAAATATACGTATATAGTCGCATCTTCGGCTACCTATGCACCTCCCTGCCCACCGTATCGGAGGTGGCTAGGTAGGTTTACAATGGGATAAATTCAGCACAAGCGCTATAAGACTCACCGACGACGCAGCCGATAATAAGATTTTACAAAGTATAATTGTGATTGCTGTTTAGCCTCTCACTTGTTTATCGTGCCCCTAGAGGTCCATGAGCAATTGTGGAGGACCGTCTGTTGATCTCTGCCCAGAGCTTCAGGCAGCTTAGTGTTGGTTGTGTGACCAGACTGCAGATATTCCACGGGGGACTGGGGTAAGGCAAGACGCATGTACTTTTGGTAGACTGCAGTTGGGCCGTCTCGTAGTCTGCTGCAAATGGATCAGGACAGGGAGGTGGTCTGCTTATGGTTGTGGACAAGAAGTGGGAAGTAGTCCAGATTGCAATGCTGTGCGACGCACCTAAAAAGGTAAGGTTGACACCCAACGCAGTGGGCAAGCCATGAAGCGTCATGGCCGCGAATGTTCACGGAATACCCATAGACGCGGTCTCCTTCGCGGAGGAGTGAAACGCCCCGGGCGGATTTTGAATCAGATGCAGCTGAGGCGTTCCAGCGCTCATGGCAATGAAGGCCCGCGCGACCAGGTCTTCATAGTCATCGGGCGCAGACGCCTTATTGGGTTCTGGATGGGTGGGTGGTACGGCGTCTACCATTGTAGGTAAGCTTCTATGCTTCTGAGATCAGATGGAGAGTGATCTCCTCTGGTCGATGCAATTTCAACGTTCTTTGTATGACGTCCCGATTTGGGATATCCCGATTATAAGGCTTATGGTATGTCATAGCCTCACCATTGAAACAAAGGTTTCTCTCATGAGCTCAAAGGCAATGTACGTGGCTTGCAGTAGTGATTATGCTGTTTCTTCCGAACGTTTATGGCTTTGCCTAGGATAGGAAGTGTTCGCTTGACTCAGGGCTGGCCGAAGGGTGGTGGCAGGCCTCCCTGTGGGGTGTCAGCTTGTACCACTTGTTCTTGACCCAAGAAGGTTGAAAGAACAGTGGGCGCAATGAAGCTGATGCAGAATGTGGTCCATAATGATCTATGCTGCTTACAATGCGTAGCCATTGTAGCATTATTATGTGGAACAGTTGCGGTGATGACGCTGCTGGAAGCTCCATCCGAGGGCTGAGTAAGCCACATGCAAGACAACAGAGttcctcaccaccaaccatTGGATGGAAAAGCCCAGAGgggtaaaaaggaaagaaaaaaaaaagcggacgaagagacggaggaggaaaaCAAAATGACTCAGGAACGTCACCAACCGATAGACTCTATGTACACGCAGGCCAAACCACAACAATGGGTGAATGAACAAAGCAAAGACTgattgcttttcctttcatcgTGGAGTCTGACCTCACACTAACCCCATTCGGGTAATATTGGATTTTGGCCAGCCGCGACTTCCCAGCGCGGGGAATCGGAAAGTGTCATTCGCACTGGTGAATGACCTCCATCTCACCCTAGAAAGAGATGAAATACTAAATCCAAATGAATCAAATAAAGGCTTCCTGCAAGCTAAGGTTCCGGACTTATGTTGATCTGTGATAGACTGCTGCGCGTTACTGACCCCTATGGGCTCGAGGGTATGCTTATGAGTGTCCAACGCGCTACCGCTTGATATCCGCTGTCTTGAGACAGCTCATACAAACCCCAGTACTTCTGCGTGTGACTGGAAAATGTGATCCTATCATGGCTGACTCCGTACAGGGGAGTTcaaaataatagaaaaagaaatagtaatattaataacaataaaataatagaaagaaCCAGAGGAGATGACCTCGGAGATACTTCTTGGAAGGGTAGTGGACAGCTTAGTCTTGCTCAGTTGATTGAATCTATTGTTGCCAGAGTGGGTTATAACAGTCAGGATTATTATCGCTCGTTAGCTTTAGACTGCTCTCTCTCAGGTTCCCCCAAGCCCAAACAAAGGATCAGGGCAGGATGTGGCTTTTGCTTTGATCTAGGAGTTCAGGcgacaaaaaggaaaatagggAGAACAGGACTCAGGAGATTAGGAGAGGATTAATTTAGTACATGGCTGTGGCTTGTACTGTAcaaagatagaaaatataCGCTAGCCACGGCAAATACTATCAAACGAATACAGATGCCTAGCtgtttattataaattaattaaccTGGATAACCGATCAACCAAGATTAGAACTGTCCCATTAAGCACGAGAACACAATACTATGTAGCCTGCCAATTGGAGGCCACTCAACGATCAGGAACTCGGCGCTCCGATCCTTATCACATTGCTCTATTGCACAGAAGAAATATGTAGAGCTACCCTAAGAAAAAGTGAGAaattggaagaagaaagaagaaaaagaaaatccctcagtattttgtttttttctcagTGGAACCGAACCTATCTTCTATGTCCGAATAAACCGGTCATCCACCAAGGTATCTCAAGTCTCGATGTATTAGATTGTACCCCCTCCAAGTGGGCGGTAAGTCCCTACAAATTAAGACCATCAATGCGTGGTTTTCATGACCGATGGAAATTAAAACCATTCATTACTAAAAAGGCCAGTCGAAACCTGGACGGCCAACAACTCCACAGCCGCCGTGCTATGTGACGACGTTTGTCGCCCGATCACAGCGGCTTCGATTGACGTTGAGCACGTACAAGATTTCGGTTGGGATTCTTGGGGTGGCCTGTGATTTGATTTGTTTACGAACATGGTTACCTAGGTTGGAGGTGTGGCGTGAGTTGGAAGACTTTATTATGGAGACCGACTTGTGTACAAGTTAAAACGGTTGATTGCTATATTTGGTTCATACTTGAATGTCAGTTCAACCCGGTAGGGGTTTGAGAGGTGAGACAGGATTCGTAATGGCCAAAATTCGATACAGTCAATCTTCACCCATAATGAGATGGGGATGCCTAGAGTTCAAGGTTAAAGTCTCCAGCCTGTAAGTAGAGAAGACCACAGTGGTTCTGTACGGTTACGATGCTGTCAAACGGGTATTGGTGTGGTGAAAACCTACGATCTGACTGGTCGGGACGGGCAAGGGAGGAGTTTCACGCGGTATTGAGTATCGTGACCAAAAGCTCCGCTTATCTCCATATGGAGTTCTTACTTTCGGCGCTTCTGTCCTccgtcaaggaagagagagtatGATATCCTCAAAACGTTCAGAAGCGGGACAAGGATGGAACGTAATAAAAAACGAGgaatgataaaaaaaaaagaagcgtaagaaaaaagaacaaaaaagtaACAAAGCGTGGACTCGTGGAGCCCGATCTGAGACTTTACGCCCTAGCCAGAATGCATCGATGACCATCTGTGGATATCGTAGGCTTGCGAATACTGGTGACCTGCCAAAAAGACCTttggaagaaaaaaaaaaaaagaatatcccgTCTATCGTGTCCAAAGACGTAACACTGATATGTTCGTTACTGTCCAAAAGTCAGCCATCGAATAATATGGACCTTCATTCTCACCCCCGCCTTCGCGATAAATGCGATaagccctttttttttctctttccggCCTCGGAATCCAGATTATCCTCGGTTCCAGAATGTAAAattaaatgaaaaagaaataagagacctcttttttctttttcgcaTCACTATTACGAAATTCGGACATAGTTTTGATCATGATGGTCGGAGTGTCGGAAATATCGACTCTCTCTTGCTTTTACCCCCCCACCGTTGCAATTGAAATAGTCTTCCATACGGTCCGTGCCTACAACAGATATTAACCGGGACAAACTTACTCTCGAAAGCGAGCACAAAGGTAAACACTAATTTGGCCAGCCATCCTGGTTCAACATCAACCCTAGGACGAATACTACCTCCTGACTGCCTCAAGGGAATACCTACTCTCCACTACGGTTTCCGGGGTCATGCAAAGGGTGCAGACATACTACATGCAGAGGTTGTCGTAGGAGTGGTAGCAACCGGTCGGCAGCGCAAGGCTATCCGTACTCGTAGACCTTGGCCACAGGCTTGAACGCAGGCATGTCTTAACCGATCTAGATGATGCTAACGCTGCAATATAGACTTGCATGACTTAGCACGGAACAGGTGTGATGTATCGAAACTCGTCCTCCACCACGATCTTGTTGGTTGGTGATCCCCGGCTAATAATACACACTGATCCGAGCATCATCAGAACAATGTGGTAATGGCTGCTTATTTGTATGTATCAGAGCGCAAGGATTGCAAGAATGCAAGGAGCCCCgaagctggaagaggaggcaACCCATCCCTACACAGATATCGTGCTCCTTGGAGAAAGGAAACGAGGGACATCTATGGTTTCCTTGCGTAGTATGGCTTATTTCAATTCATATCAAAAAGTCTGGTGATACGATCAGTTGAAGGGGAAGGTGTTGCAAGATGCATAGGCTGAGAACTATGACAACCCACGCGCAACTAAAGTACCACCTTCACATTGGTGTCGTGATGGGGCAAGTAAAAAAGGATAAGAAATTCTCCGGCGAGCATCATTTCCAATCTCGCAGTAGACAGCTGCCCATGATGCAGTGACGGATGGAAGAGATTAAAATCTACTAaaacaaattaaaaaaaaaatcatgtGTCGTAAAACAGAAAGTTTTCATATCGTCAAGGAGTGCATTGTGCGAGATCTGGAACAGGCCTTGCGGTACTTGGATGTCCATGATCTGCTCACTCGCATCAAGGAGTAGAAGACACTTTCCAAGATCCGACCGacacatacacacacactctctctctccctccctctctcaCACGCTCTGGGAGTGGTGTTAGTTCGCGCCTAGGCCACTCGATCAACTTCGAAAGTCAGATATGATCACGCTTTCCGCAAGGTCGAGCAGGGGATAATCGACCATTTCTGCGCCCCGAAGAGGAGTAGTCGAGAACTAGTACGGGCGGACATGCCCCGAAACGACACCGGGTTGAAATTCCCATCGTGAGCATATGGAGGTTATGATTCCAAGCTCATTGGGGATTCAATGCCCAGGCTGCTGCATACTAGGGGTAGTGTAGTACTCCATCGCGAAGTGAAGAATGCTAAAAAAGGCCCCTTGTTCATTTTCGTGAGAAATCGACCTGCGTAGCGATAATTGaatttcattttcatttcctcttgGTGGATAGTGCGGATCAAATCATGATAATAGGGTACCAGCAATATTAGGATGGATTACCATGGATTGATTTGGGATCAGGGTAAAAGCGTTAGTAGCGACGAAACTTATTCTTTTTGGTCGAGTCGCAGTTTTCAAACTAAGCGATGACCCTTTTGGTGGTGGCACGATAGTCTTGGAGATAATGGTGTACTACTTGCATAGAGGTTCCATAACCGGTTGATCCGTCATGTTAATTTAGATGATAGTCGTATAGGTTACGTTCTTCAGTAGTGGCGGTGACAGGAAATGGATTCAAAGCCTCGGTCAATCTGTGTGTGGCAAGCAAATTGATCCGCTGGACAAGGATTTGACCTTCCAAAacttttggttttctttcttctcataattttttttattttagtatttttttttaaaatatcatCAATTATTACCGTTTTAGGAGGGGCTGCTGCCTCTTTACTGCCAGTGCAACCATACATGACATACAAATCTATAGTTGACCATAACAGGTATTCACAGAAAATC carries:
- a CDS encoding putative pantothenate transporter encodes the protein MVRPTLNRIATILWGREPKDRALLAKLDLTLLPYFSLIWFLFGVTRASYSSAYISGMREALNFQGKDYNYMNTAYLVVYAVCQIPGTSLLTVVRPKYVFVAANLTWSVLTLITYKMTQAWQVILLNAIEGGFSAIAYVGAHFILGSWYRKSELGTRAAVFCCFGHVGSMAGGWIQAGLLKALAGHGGLPAWRWIFIIVSVMTIPVALFGWFFIPDLPAHRAAWYLNEAEKEHAAHRLGQTSKQTWDRTVLKRVLLSWQFYLLPLIFMLYSLCVQSLSNNVMALWMSSRGYTTIQQNNYPTGIYATAILGTILYSTISDRLQSRWECSLLIGLTFIIGSAILVANPAADAGHFFAFYLLGTTYAPQALWYSWMVDVTGHDLQLRAITTGFMNSFDFAFVTWWPLVFYPVTDAPHFEKGYVASLVTGSLTIPFIGLVAYLDRRDTARGVIGRVGPRVVVEDSVVDDGDQVRYEREIEDGDDHPDDPIPTTEVTVASKV